One genomic segment of Impatiens glandulifera chromosome 6, dImpGla2.1, whole genome shotgun sequence includes these proteins:
- the LOC124942564 gene encoding ABC transporter G family member 5-like, whose amino-acid sequence MAELGCEVEALGINYAIPIQKKRKMKKSDDDDDVDVDQRNVGAEGGGVRHVLKDVHFRAKPWEILAIVGPSGAGKSSLLEIVAGKLTPQTASIFVNQKPIDKARFKKASGYVTQKDTLFPLLTVEETLIFSANLRLNLPGNEIESRVKSLIQELGLSHVACTRVGDDRTRGISGGERRRVSIGVEIVHDPRVLILDEPTSGLDSVSALQIIDMLKIMAETRCKTIILSIHQPGFRIVKQFNSTLLLANGSVLHHGTVDQLSITLTQMGLTLPLHINVVDFAIDSIEAFHQHPSLQNQESKTGKFTLQQLFQQSKVVENEKGIEYPTGFANSRLRETIILTHRFSKNIFRTKELFACRTIQMLVSGLVLGSIFYNLKQDLSGAGEKVGLFAFTLTFLLSSTTEALPVFLQEREILMKETSCGSYRISSYAIANGLVYLPFLLILAILFSLPLYWLVGLNRDPVAFTQFVILIWLILYTANSVVVCISALVPNFIVGNSLVSGVMGSFFLFSGYFISKHGMPSYWVFMNYLSLFKYPFEGFLINEFLGSSENNCLEKMFGECVLSGEELLREEGYGEENGRSGLWRNAFIMFCFILVYRFIAYVILRFRCSNKCIIRGFLIIL is encoded by the coding sequence ATGGCGGAACTGGGCTGTGAGGTTGAGGCATTAGGAATTAATTATGCTATCCCTATtcagaagaagaggaagatgaaaaaatctgatgatgatgatgatgtagATGTAGATCAAAGAAACGTCGGAGCTGAAGGCGGCGGCGTTCGCCATGTGCTCAAGGACGTCCATTTCCGTGCGAAACCATGGGAAATCCTTGCTATAGTAGGCCCCAGCGGCGCCGGAAAATCATCTCTCCTTGAAATAGTCGCCGGAAAACTCACCCCACAAACTGCCTCCATCTTCGTCAATCAAAAACCAATCGATAAAGCCCGGTTCAAGAAAGCCTCAGGCTATGTCACCCAGAAAGATACCTTGTTTCCTCTTCTCACCGTCGAGGAGACTCTTATCTTCAGCGCCAACCTCCGCCTGAATCTCCCCGGCAACGAAATTGAATCAAGAGTGAAATCCCTCATCCAAGAGCTCGGTTTAAGCCATGTGGCGTGTACACGTGTCGGAGATGACCGGACTAGGGGAATCTCCGGTGGGGAGCGGCGAAGGGTTTCGATCGGAGTTGAAATCGTGCATGACCCAAGAGTGTTGATTCTCGACGAACCAACGTCCGGTCTGGACAGTGTCTCGGCTCTGCAGATCATCGATATGCTGAAAATAATGGCGGAAACAAGATGCAAAACCATAATTCTCAGTATTCATCAACCGGGATTCAGAATCGTTAAACAGTTCAATTCCACTTTATTACTCGCCAATGGATCCGTTCTTCACCATGGAACTGTCGATCAGCTTTCTATAACTCTAACACAAATGGGTTTAACTCTTCCCCTTCATATCAACGTTGTAGATTTCGCTATCGATTCAATTGAAGCATTTCATCAGCACCCTTCTTTGCAAAACCAGGAATCAAAAACAGGTAAATTTACTCTTCAACAACTTTTCCAGCAATCAAAAGTGGTCGAAAACGAAAAGGGTATAGAATATCCAACCGGGTTTGCTAATTCAAGACTGAGAGAGACCATAATTCTAACTCATCGATTCTCCAAAAACATATTCAGAACCAAGGAATTATTCGCCTGTCGGACTATACAAATGCTGGTCTCCGGCCTCGTTTTGGGTTCAATATTCTACAATCTCAAACAAGATTTATCTGGGGCCGGTGAAAAAGTGGGTCTTTTCGCCTTCACATTAACATTCCTCCTCTCAAGCACAACCGAAGCTTTACCTGTCTTCCTCCAAGAAAGAGAAATTCTAATGAAAGAAACATCCTGCGGTAGTTACAGAATCTCATCTTACGCCATAGCCAATGGTCTAGTCTACTTACCGTTTCTTCTAATCCTAGCCATCTTATTTTCACTCCCACTTTACTGGCTGGTCGGACTGAACCGCGATCCGGTCGCGTTCACACAGTTTGTAATCCTCATCTGGCTAATCCTCTACACAGCTAACTCCGTTGTGGTCTGCATTAGTGCTTTAGTGCCGAATTTCATAGTGGGGAATTCTTTAGTTTCCGGTGTGATGGGTTCTTTCTTTCTGTTCTCTGGTTACTTTATATCGAAACATGGGATGCCAAGTTATTGGGTTTTCATGAATTACTTGTCACTGTTTAAGTATCCATTTGAAGGGTTTTTGataaatgagtttttgggttcGTCGGAGAATAATTGTTTGGAGAAGATGTTTGGAGAGTGTGTATTGAGTGGGGAAGAACTGTTGAGAGAAGAAGGGTATGGGGAAGAAAATGGGAGATCTGGTTTATGGAGGAATGcttttattatgttttgttttattttggtttataGGTTTATTGCTTATGTTATTCTTAGGTTTAGATGCTCTAATAAGTGTATTATTAGAGGGTTTCTTATTATTCTCTAA